Proteins from a single region of Xyrauchen texanus isolate HMW12.3.18 chromosome 7, RBS_HiC_50CHRs, whole genome shotgun sequence:
- the myh11a gene encoding myosin-11a isoform X2: protein MTKKSLTEDEKFLYLDKDFINSPVAQADWTAKKLIWIPSEKHGFEAASIKEEHGDEVLVELADNGKKITVNKDDIQKMNPPKFSKVEDMAELTCLNEASVLHNLRERYFSGLIYTYSGLFCVVVNPYKMLPIYSEKIIEMYKGKKRHEVPPHIYSITDNAYRNMMQDREDQSILCTGESGAGKTENTKKVIQYLAVVASSHKGKKDTSAGELEKQLLQANPILEAFGNAKTIKNDNSSRFGKFIRINFDVTGFIVGANIETYLLEKSRCIRQAKTERAFHIFYYMVSGANGKLREELLLENFSNYRFISAGHVQIPGNQDDEMYDETMEAMNIMGFTEEERTDVLKVVSTVLQLGNIEFKKERNQEQATMPDNTAAQKVCHLQGINVTDFTRAILTPRIKVGREVVQKAQTKEQADFATEALAKAMYERLFRWILQRVNKALDKTKRQGASFLGILDIAGFEIFEDNSFEQLCINYTNEKLQQLFNHTMFILEQEEYQREGIDWNFIDFGLDLQPCIELIERPNNPPGILALLDEECWFPKATDVSFVEKLCNTHVNHTKFAKPKQLKDKTEFSVLHYAGRVDYNASAWLTKNMDPLNDNVTALLNNSSNLFMQDLWKDADRVVGLETIAKMSESSAPSASKTKKGMFRTVGQLYKESLAKLMTTLHNTQPNFVRCIIPNHEKRAGKLDANLVLEQLRCNGVLEGIRICRQGFPNRIVFQEFRQRYEILAASAIPKGFMDGKQACCLMIKHLDLDPNLYRIGQSKIFFRTGVLAQLEEERDLKITVIIIAFQAQARGFLARKAFAKRQQQLTAMKVIQRNCAAYLKLRNWQWWRLFTKVKPLLQVTRQEEEMGLKEEELNKAKESAQRYETELKDITLKHKQIVEERNELQEKLQAETELYAEAEEMRIRLATKKQELEEILHEMEARLEEEEDRGAALHMEKKKMQDQLRDLEEHLEEEEDARQKLQLEKVTCDAKIKKLEDDILVMDDQNNKLQKERKLLEERVADYSSNLAEEEEKSKNLTKLKNKHESMISELEVRLKKEEKTRQELDKAKRKLESESNDLQEQIADLQAQIADLKAQLAKKDEELQAALARLEDEAAQKNNALKKIRELEGHISDLQEDLESERVARNKAEKTKRDLGEELEALKSELEDTLDTTATQQELRAKREQEVTLLKRAMEEESRVHEAQVQEMRQKHTQAFEELTEQLEQSKRVRSNLEKAKQALEKETSELHVEIRTTAQAKQDVEHKRKKVEGQLADLQTRFNDSEKQKAELGDRVSKITVELESVTNFLNEAEGKNIKLSKDVATLSSQVQDTQELLAEETRQKLQFSTKLRQMEDDRNALQEQLEEETEAKRNVERHVSTLNIQISDFKKKLEEMSGNVEFLEEGKKRLQRDLEAANTQFEEKAAAYDKLEKTKNRLQQELEDTLMDLDSQRQLVSNLEKKQKKFDQMLAEEKSISSKYADERDRAEAEAREKETKALSLARALEEAQEARDEFERANKTLRAEMEDLVSSKDDVGKSVHELEKSKRGLEAQVEEMKTQLEELEDELQAAEDAKLRLEVNMQALKAQFERDLQGRDEQGEEKKRQLVKQVRELETELEDERKQRTAIAAAKKKLEGDMKDLEGQIETSNKGRDEAIKQLRKLQAQMKDFQRELDDARAAREDVLSSAKETERKSKTLEAELLQMQEDLAAAERAKKQAEVERDELADELASNTSGKSVLADEKRRLEAKIQQLEEELEEEQGNMEMLNDRLRKSVQQVDQLTNELQTERTTSQKNESARQLMERQNKELKAKLQEMENQVKSKFKSSITALEAKVAQLEEQLEQESRDKQNTAKAVRQKDKKLKDLMTQVDDERKQAEQHKDQADKVNVRVKQLKRQLEESEEESQRVTAARRKLQRELDEANEANEALSREVASLKNKLRGNPEPTQ from the exons ATGACGAAAAAGAGCTTGACTGAGGACGAGAAATTCCTTTACCTGGACAAAGACTTCATTAACAGTCCCGTCGCCCAGGCTGATTGGACAGCCAAAAAGCTGATATGGATCCCTTCTGAGAAACATGGTTTTGAGGCAGCCAGCATCAAAGAGGAACATGGGGATGAGGTACTGGTTGAGCTGGCGGACAATGGGAAGAAAATCACGGTCAACAAGGACGACATCCAGAAAATGAACCCGCCTAAGTTCAGCAAGGTGGAGGATATGGCTGAGCTCACCTGCCTGAATGAAGCTTCGGTTCTTCACAACTTGAGAGAAAGATACTTCTCTGGCCTCATCTAT ACATACTCAGGGCTGTTTTGTGTGGTGGTGAATCCATACAAAATGCTGCCAATCTACTCTGAGAAGATCATTGAAATGTACAAAGGCAAAAAGCGCCATGAGGTCCCTCCCCATATCTACTCCATCACGGATAACGCCTACAGGAACATGATGCAAG ATCGAGAGGACCAGTCTATTCTTTGCAC TGGTGAATCTGGTGCTGGCAAGACAGAAAACACCAAGAAAGTCATCCAGTATTTGGCAGTAGTGGCCTCGTCCCACAAAGGCAAGAAAGACACAAGTGCT GGTGAGCTGGAAAAGCAACTATTGCAGGCTAATCCTATTTTAGAGGCCTTTGGTAATGCCAAGACCATCAAGAATGACAACTCATCCCGATTT ggCAAATTCATCCGTATTAACTTTGATGTCACAGGCTTCATAGTTGGAGCCAACATAGAAACCT ATCTGTTGGAGAAATCTCGCTGTATCAGACAAGCAAAAACAGAAAGAGCCTTCCACATCTTCTACTACATGGTATCTGGAGCAAACGGAAAATTACGTG AGGAGCTTCTGCTTGAAAACTTCAGCAACTACCGATTCATCTCGGCTGGCCatgtccaaattccaggcaatcAGGACGATGAGATGTATGATGAAACCATGGAGGCCATGAATATCATGGGCTTCACTGAAGAGGAAAGAACAG ATGTCCTCAAAGTGGTCTCAACTGTGCTGCAGCTGGGCAACATTGAGTTCAAGAAAGAGAGGAATCAGGAACAAGCTACCATGCCAGACAATACAG CTGCCCAGAAAGTTTGCCATCTCCAAGGCATTAATGTGACAGACTTCACAAGAGCCATTCTGACGCCTCGTATTAAAGTGGGGCGTGAGgttgtgcagaaggcccaaaccAAAGAACAG GCTGATTTTGCAACTGAAGCCTTAGCTAAAGCCATGTATGAACGTTTGTTCCGCTGGATCCTTCAAAGAGTTAATAAAGCACTGGACAAGACGAAACGTCAGGGTGCCTCTTTCCTGGGAATCTTGGACATTGCTGGTTTTGAAATCTTTGAG GACAATTCCTTTGAGCAGCTCTGCATCAACTACACCAATGAGAAGCTTCAGCAGCTTTTCAACCACACCATGTTCATCCTGGAGCAGGAGGAGTACCAGCGAGAAGGCATTGATTGGAACTTCATTGACTTTGGTCTAGACTTGCAACCTTGCATCGAGCTTATTGAAAGGCCG AACAATCCTCCAGGCATCCTGGCTCTGTTGGATGAAGAATGTTGGTTTCCAAAAGCAACAGACGTCTCCTTCGTGGAGAAACTTTGCAACACTCATGTCAATCATACTAAGTTTGCTAAACCTAAGCAACTGAAGGACAAGACTGAGTTCTCTGTGCTTCACTATGCTGGAAGG GTGGACTACAATGCTTCAGCATGGCTGACCAAGAACATGGACCCTCTAAATGACAATGTTACAGCACTGCTGAATAATTCCTCCAATCTATTTATGCAAGATCTGTGGAAGGATG ctGATCGTGTGGTTGGATTGGAAACCATTGCCAAGATGTCAGAAAGTTCTGCACCTAGTGCCTCTAAGACTAAGAAGGGCATGTTCCGTACCGTGGGTCAGCTTTACAAAGAGTCTCTGGCCAAGCTAATGACAACACTGCACAACACCCAGCCAAACTTTGTTCGTTGCATTATCCCCAACCATGAGAAAAGG GCAGGAAAGCTGGATGCCAACCTGGTGCTTGAACAGTTGAGATGTAATGGTGTGCTGGAGGGTATTCGTATCTGTCGCCAAGGATTCCCCAATAGAATTGTCTTCCAGGAGTTCCGCCAGCG ATATGAGATCTTGGCAGCAAGTGCTATTCCAAAGGGCTTCATGGATGGCAAGCAGGCCTGCTGTCTGATG ATCAAGCACCTGGACCTGGACCCAAACCTGTACCGTATTGGTCAGAGCAAAATCTTCTTCCGCACAGGAGTCCTGGCCCAGCTTGAGGAGGAGCGTGACTTGAAGATCACTGTCATAATCATTGCTTTCCAGGCACAGGCCCGAGGATTCCTAGCTAGAAA GGCCTTTGCCAAGAGGCAGCAACAGCTGACAGCTATGAAGGTGATCCAGAGGAACTGTGCTGCTTATCTGAAACTCAGGAACTGGCAGTGGTGGAGACTCTTCACCAAG GTGAAGCCTCTCCTGCAGGTGACACGCCAAGAGGAGGAGATGGGCCTGAAGGAGGAAGAGCTCAATAAGGCCAAAGAATCTGCACAAAGATATGAAACAGAACTAAAAGATATCAcactgaaacacaaacagattgTGGAGGAAAGGAACGAACTCCAAGAGAAGTTGCAGGCTGAGACAGAGCTCTACGCAGAGGCAGAGGAAATGAGAATACGATTGGCCACCAAGAAACAAGAACTTGAAGAGATCTTGCATGAGATGGAGGCCAggttggaggaggaggaggatcgTGGTGCGGCCCTACATATGGAAAAGAAGAAAATGCAGGACCAGCTCAgg GACCTTGAGGAGCATCTTGAGGAAGAAGAGGATGCTCGTCAGAAGCTGCAGCTGGAGAAGGTGACCTGTGATGCCAAGATCAAAAAGTTAGAGGATGATATCTTGGTGATGGACGACCAGAACAATAAACTGCAGAag GAGAGGAAGCTTCTAGAGGAAAGAGTAGCAGATTATAGTTCAAACCTGGCTGAAGAGGAAGAAAAATCCAAGAATCTGACAAAGCTGAAGAATAAGCATGAGTCAATGATATCTGAACTTGAGG TCCGCCTAAAGAAAGAAGAGAAGACTCGTCAGGAGCTGGACAAAGCTAAGAGGAAGTTGGAGAGTGAATCCAATGACCTTCAGGAGCAGATCGCCGACCTTCAAGCTCAGATTGCTGATCTGAAAGCCCAGCTTGCCAAAAAAGATGAGGAGCTCCAAGCTGCACTGGCACG ACTGGAGGACGAAGCAGCTCAGAAAAACAATGCACTCAAGAAGATCAGGGAGCTGGAGGGACACATCTCAGACTTACAGGAGGACCTGGAATCAGAGCGTGTTGCCCGTAACAAGGCTGAAAAGACCAAGAGAGACTTGGGAGAAGAGCTTGAAGCTCTCAAGTCAGAGCTGGAGGACACGTTAGACACCACAGCCACTCAGCAGGAgctcag GGCCAAGCGTGAGCAGGAGGTGACACTCCTCAAGAGAGCCATGGAGGAAGAGAGCCGCGTCCATGAGGCTCAGGTGCAAGAGATGAGACAGAAACATACTCAAGCTTTTGAGGAACTTACAGAACAGCTGGAGCAGTCCAAGAGG GTAAGGTCAAACCTGGAGAAAGCCAAGCAAGCTTTGGAGAAGGAGACATCAGAACTCCATGTGGAGATCCGCACTACAGCTCAGGCCAAACAGgatgtggaacacaagaggaagaAGGTGGAGGGACAGCTTGCTGACCTGCAGACCCGTTTTAATGACAGCGAGAAGCAGAAGGCAGAGCTTGGAGATAGGGTCTCTAAAATCACT GTGGAACTGGAGAGTGTTACCAACTTTCTCAATGAAGCTGAGGGGAAGAACATAAAGCTTAGCAAGGATGTGGCTACCCTGAGTTCTCAAGTCCAGGATACACAG GAGTTGCTGGCTGAAGAGACAAGACAAAAACTCCAGTTCTCTACCAAACTACGACAAATGGAAGACGACCGTAATGCTCTACAGGAGCAGCTAGAGGAGGAAACAGAGGCAAAGAGGAACGTGGAGAGACATGTCTCAACATTGAACATACAG ATTTCTGACTTTAAGAAGAAGCTGGAGGAGATGTCAGGTAACGTAGAATTTTTAGAGGAGGGTAAGAAGCGGCTGCAGAGAGACCTGGAGGCAGCCAATACTCAGTTTGAGGAGAAGGCAGCAGCCTACGACAAGCTTGAGAAGACCAAGAACAGACTGCAACAGGAGCTTGAGGACACACTGATGGATTTGGACAGCCAGAGACAGCTGGTGTCCAACCTTGAGAAGAAGCAGAAGAAGTTTGATcag ATGCTTGCTGAAGAGAAGAGCATCTCCAGTAAGTATGCGGATGAACGAGATCGCGCAGAAGCTGAGGCCAGAGAGAAGGAGACCAAGGCTCTTTCTTTAGCCAGAGCACTAGAAGAAGCACAAGAAGCCCGTGATGAGTTTGAGAGAGCCAATAAAACCCTTCGTGCTGAAATGGAGGACCTGGTCAGCTCCAAAGATGATGTGGGCAAGAGT gttCATGAGCTTGAGAAGTCAAAGCGTGGCCTGGAGGCTCAGGTAGAAGAGATGAAGACTCAATTGGAAGAGCTGGAGGATGAATTACAGGCTGCAGAGGATGCCAAGTTGCGTCTGGAAGTCAACATGCAGGCTCTAAAGGCCCAGTTTGAGAGAGACCTCCAAGGCCGAGATGAACAAGGCGAGGAGAAGAAGAGGCAGTTAGTCAAACAG GTCCGTGAGCTGGAAACTGAACTTGAGGATGAGCGCAAGCAAAGGACTGCAATAGCTGCTGCCAAGAAGAAACTGGAGGGAGACATGAAGGACCTTGAGGGCCAGATTGAGACATCCAACAAGGGACGAGACGAGGCGATCAAGCAGCTCCGCAAACTCCAG GCTCAAATGAAAGACTTCCAAAGAGAGCTTGATGATGCTCGAGCTGCCAGGGAGGACGTTCTATCCAGTGCTAAGGAGACCGAGAGGAAGTCCAAGACTCTGGAGGCTGAACTTTTACAGATGCAAGAG GACTTGGCTGCAGCTGAGAGGGCTAAAAAGCAAGCTGAAGTTGAGAGAGATGAGCTGGCTGATGAGCTGGCCAGCAACACATCTGGAAA ATCTGTGCTGGCTGATGAGAAGAGACGTCTAGAAGCCAAGATCCAACAGCTTGAGGAAGAGCTGGAGGAGGAGCAAGGCAATATGGAGATGCTGAATG